The following coding sequences are from one Candidatus Oleimmundimicrobium sp. window:
- a CDS encoding Gfo/Idh/MocA family oxidoreductase, whose protein sequence is MIKIGLIGCGTWGRNYIRNFEHLDDVKMYACCDFVEKNLKHSKRVLPTIKTYCNPEDLIADDEIDAIIIATPAKTHFDLAKKCLNSGKHVLVEKPLTLTSKESKTLIELAKKQDKILMVGHIMEFNPAVVRLKEIIDSRELGNIYYMYLNRTNLGRIREDVNVMWDLAPHDISIVNYLIGQEPKRVSAKGESYIVESTEDVVFLLMEFESNILASIHVSWLDPCKLRRTTVIGDKKMAVFDDTENVDKIRIYDRGVTYNPKTEREFEDFGSFQLAYKYGDIHIPQLQLSEPLKNQCTHFVECIKTGNKPKTDGENGLRVVEVLAAAQKSLENDGVFVDIE, encoded by the coding sequence CCTTGATGATGTTAAAATGTATGCTTGTTGCGATTTTGTTGAAAAAAATCTAAAACATTCAAAGAGGGTTCTGCCCACCATTAAAACGTACTGTAATCCCGAAGACTTAATTGCCGATGACGAAATTGACGCCATTATTATAGCAACACCTGCTAAAACTCACTTTGATTTGGCTAAAAAGTGCTTAAATTCAGGGAAACATGTTCTGGTGGAAAAACCGCTAACTTTAACTTCCAAAGAATCAAAAACTCTTATTGAACTTGCAAAGAAGCAAGATAAAATTCTTATGGTTGGCCATATTATGGAGTTTAACCCCGCTGTTGTTAGGCTCAAAGAAATTATTGATTCCCGAGAGCTCGGAAACATCTATTACATGTATCTTAACCGCACAAACCTGGGAAGAATAAGAGAAGATGTAAATGTTATGTGGGATTTAGCTCCCCACGATATATCTATAGTTAATTATTTAATTGGGCAAGAGCCAAAGAGGGTCAGCGCCAAAGGGGAATCTTACATTGTTGAAAGCACCGAGGATGTTGTTTTTCTCTTGATGGAATTTGAGAGTAATATTCTTGCAAGTATTCACGTTAGCTGGTTAGATCCATGCAAATTGCGTAGGACAACCGTAATCGGTGATAAGAAAATGGCTGTTTTTGATGATACGGAAAATGTTGATAAGATAAGAATTTATGATAGAGGAGTTACCTATAATCCTAAAACCGAAAGGGAGTTTGAGGATTTTGGAAGTTTTCAGCTTGCTTATAAATATGGGGATATTCACATACCTCAATTGCAGTTGAGCGAGCCGCTTAAAAATCAATGCACGCATTTTGTTGAGTGTATAAAAACCGGCAACAAACCTAAGACCGATGGTGAAAATGGGCTAAGGGTTGTTGAGGTTTTGGCGGCAGCTCAGAAATCTCTTGAGAATGACGGAGTTTTTGTCGATATAGAATGA